The following are encoded in a window of Candidatus Zixiibacteriota bacterium genomic DNA:
- a CDS encoding metallophosphoesterase, with product MRLFWLSLFSISVLAFFAIVDLIILKYLNKSWWNNRLIRRAIIIMPFWGIIGVAIWSGGRLTDLLLWTGIGSTLAITMLVFLMGLAVTLPLSGIINSLLLRMEGRSRKKTATKLVDSNRRRVLKGLAAALPLAGMSAGGSGVIHAYGKTEIPRIAMKFKNLPPQMEGFKILHLSDSHLGIYKNLDDLEEILVKAEKYSPDLLLYTGDIADDLTILSDVLKLVDGLKTRFGKYASLGNHEYYRGIRDVIEIFDHSPIPLLRSSGVGINIDGATAYISGADDPRYMGKDNRDFLYQTIEEAVSGAPSDSFKILMSHRPEGFDPAADLKIDLTLSGHTHGGQVGYAGQSFWTSFMPERYLWGKYTREGGQMYLTSGIGHWFPFRLGCPTEAPLIVLTSDK from the coding sequence ATGCGACTTTTCTGGTTATCTTTGTTCAGTATATCGGTTCTGGCCTTTTTTGCCATTGTTGATCTGATAATATTGAAATACTTAAATAAATCCTGGTGGAATAACAGATTAATCCGCAGGGCCATAATCATAATGCCCTTTTGGGGTATCATCGGAGTCGCCATCTGGTCGGGCGGCAGACTCACTGATCTGCTTTTATGGACTGGAATAGGTTCCACCTTGGCGATAACCATGCTGGTTTTCCTTATGGGTCTGGCTGTTACCCTGCCTCTGTCGGGCATAATTAACAGCCTGCTATTGCGAATGGAAGGCCGATCGCGGAAAAAAACAGCGACAAAATTGGTCGATTCCAACCGGCGTCGGGTTTTAAAGGGACTGGCCGCGGCTCTGCCGCTGGCCGGTATGAGCGCCGGGGGTTCCGGGGTAATTCATGCCTACGGCAAAACCGAGATTCCCCGAATAGCCATGAAGTTTAAAAATCTTCCGCCTCAAATGGAGGGCTTCAAAATTCTTCATCTGTCGGACTCCCATCTGGGAATTTATAAAAACCTTGATGATCTGGAGGAAATACTGGTTAAGGCCGAAAAGTATTCCCCTGATTTACTATTATATACCGGAGATATTGCCGATGATTTGACCATCCTATCTGATGTCCTCAAACTGGTGGATGGATTAAAAACTCGTTTCGGGAAATATGCTTCGCTGGGCAATCATGAATATTATCGAGGTATTCGCGATGTTATCGAAATTTTTGACCATAGCCCGATACCCCTTTTAAGGAGCTCCGGAGTTGGTATAAATATTGATGGGGCAACGGCTTATATTTCCGGAGCCGATGATCCGCGATATATGGGAAAAGATAATCGGGATTTTTTATATCAAACCATTGAAGAGGCTGTCAGCGGAGCCCCATCCGATTCCTTCAAAATTCTCATGTCCCATCGTCCGGAAGGTTTCGATCCGGCCGCCGATTTGAAAATTGATCTGACCCTGTCGGGTCATACCCATGGCGGGCAGGTTGGATATGCCGGTCAAAGTTTCTGGACATCCTTTATGCCGGAGCGCTATTTGTGGGGTAAATATACCAGAGAAGGCGGGCAAATGTATTTGACATCCGGAATCGGCCACTGGTTTCCTTTCCGCCTGGGTTGCCCGACCGAGGCGCCACTGATTGTATTAACCTCCGATAAATAG
- a CDS encoding ferritin-like domain-containing protein → MPITKKKLLENLNKDLEWEFAAAIQYVQHAAVMTGPHYEGVIKELIIHSQEEMQHAVTLAGQIDYLGGVPTTKVEKTSTSENSKTMLEQDLAGETDAVRRYTERIAQAEELKLYGLRRALEDILIMEEEHQRDLQTALEL, encoded by the coding sequence ATGCCTATCACGAAGAAAAAATTGCTGGAAAATCTTAATAAGGATCTGGAATGGGAATTCGCCGCCGCCATCCAGTATGTGCAACATGCGGCGGTGATGACCGGCCCGCATTACGAGGGAGTTATCAAGGAATTGATTATTCATTCCCAGGAAGAGATGCAACACGCCGTCACGCTGGCGGGGCAAATCGATTATCTCGGCGGTGTCCCGACCACCAAGGTGGAAAAAACGAGCACTTCCGAAAACAGCAAGACCATGCTGGAACAGGACCTGGCCGGGGAAACCGATGCCGTCCGCCGTTATACCGAGCGTATTGCCCAGGCCGAGGAATTGAAACTGTACGGTCTGCGCCGGGCTCTGGAAGATATCCTGATTATGGAAGAAGAGCACCAGCGCGATCTGCAGACCGCTCTCGAGCTGTAA
- the corA gene encoding magnesium/cobalt transporter CorA, with translation MVHLYKRISRKKGLRPGSVVFVGDQKVAKTKITIIDYNEIEIKEMTVEKIEDCFPFRDSPTVTWINIDGLHDTSVIEKLGTRYGLHPLVMEDIANTGQRPKLEEGDGYVFIVLKMLRIEPETYILKSEQVSLVLGENFVISFQEMTGDVFDSVRDRIRKTSPRVRFMNPDYLAHALMDAIVDNYFLVLEVMGESIESLEEELVTRPKPANLELIHELKRELIYMRKAIWPLREVVGGLERLESTIIHKQTRAYLRDLYEHVIQVIDTVETFRDMVSGLLDIYLSSVSNKMNEVMKVLTIIATVFIPLGFLAGVYGMNFDTSASGLNMPELGLPYGYLLFWGLAVLIGGGMFLFFRKKGWF, from the coding sequence ATGGTTCACCTGTACAAACGAATTTCCAGAAAAAAAGGTCTTAGACCCGGATCGGTGGTATTCGTCGGCGACCAAAAAGTTGCGAAGACGAAAATTACTATTATTGATTATAATGAGATCGAAATAAAGGAAATGACGGTTGAAAAGATCGAGGATTGCTTCCCCTTCAGGGACAGCCCGACCGTAACCTGGATCAACATCGACGGCCTCCATGATACCTCGGTTATTGAGAAACTCGGGACTCGTTACGGATTACACCCCCTGGTTATGGAGGATATCGCCAACACCGGCCAGCGCCCGAAACTCGAGGAGGGTGACGGTTATGTTTTCATCGTTTTGAAAATGCTCCGTATCGAACCGGAAACCTATATACTAAAATCGGAACAGGTCAGCCTGGTGTTAGGCGAGAATTTCGTGATCTCGTTTCAGGAAATGACCGGTGATGTATTTGATTCGGTCCGGGATCGAATCAGGAAAACTTCGCCGCGGGTCAGGTTCATGAACCCCGACTATCTGGCTCATGCCCTGATGGATGCCATTGTCGATAACTACTTCCTGGTGCTGGAAGTGATGGGGGAAAGTATCGAATCGCTTGAAGAGGAACTGGTCACCCGTCCGAAACCGGCCAACCTGGAATTGATCCATGAATTGAAACGCGAATTGATCTATATGAGAAAAGCCATCTGGCCGTTGCGCGAAGTCGTCGGCGGCCTGGAACGGCTGGAGTCGACCATAATCCATAAACAGACCAGAGCCTATCTCCGGGATTTGTACGAACATGTTATTCAGGTGATCGATACGGTGGAAACCTTTCGCGATATGGTTTCCGGTCTTCTTGACATTTACCTCTCCAGCGTCAGCAACAAGATGAACGAGGTCATGAAAGTGCTGACCATAATCGCCACCGTTTTCATTCCTCTTGGTTTTCTGGCCGGAGTATACGGCATGAATTTTGACACTTCCGCCAGCGGTCTTAATATGCCGGAACTGGGCTTACCCTATGGTTATCTATTATTCTGGGGTTTGGCGGTTCTGATTGGCGGGGGAATGTTTCTTTTCTTCAGAAAAAAAGGGTGGTTTTAG
- a CDS encoding DUF2934 domain-containing protein has protein sequence MVETDDHGFDARLKVKTKDGTEATIDLNGGVSTNQGRQLVEKVAYSLYERRGYTNGNDLGDWLEAEHKVREAEDMFV, from the coding sequence ATGGTTGAGACGGATGATCACGGCTTTGACGCCCGGCTTAAGGTCAAAACAAAGGATGGAACCGAGGCTACCATCGATTTAAACGGCGGAGTCAGCACTAATCAGGGACGTCAGCTGGTGGAAAAAGTCGCCTATTCTCTCTATGAACGCCGCGGCTATACCAACGGCAACGATCTCGGCGACTGGCTGGAAGCCGAGCACAAGGTTCGTGAGGCTGAGGACATGTTTGTCTGA
- a CDS encoding mechanosensitive ion channel family protein, translating into MDWLITTGFKLLLIIILIFLSLKIARILINRVFASLTKDGLAGESKKRADTLSSLIRNIVSVIIISIGLVMVLGQLGIQIGPILAAAGIAGVAIGFGAQHLVQDIISGFFILLEDEIRVGDVIEIAGKGGLVENVSLRMTTLRDLAGNVHYIRNGQIDIVTNMTKEFSYYVFDIGVAYRENVDEVMEIIREIDEDIRLDPQFKDDILEPMEIMGLDKFADSAVIIKARIKTKPIKQWRVAREFNRRLKKTFDEHHIEIPFPHLTIYAGENKEGQAASFKLSLNGKNAAIGG; encoded by the coding sequence ATGGATTGGCTGATCACCACCGGTTTTAAATTGCTTCTGATTATTATCCTGATCTTTTTATCTCTGAAAATCGCACGGATTTTAATCAACCGCGTTTTTGCTTCCTTAACCAAGGATGGTCTCGCAGGCGAATCAAAAAAACGGGCCGATACCCTCAGCTCTCTGATTCGCAATATCGTCAGCGTTATTATCATATCAATCGGGCTTGTCATGGTTCTCGGTCAACTCGGTATTCAGATCGGCCCCATTCTGGCCGCGGCTGGAATTGCCGGTGTAGCTATCGGTTTTGGTGCCCAGCATTTGGTCCAGGATATAATCAGCGGTTTTTTTATTCTGCTCGAAGATGAAATCCGTGTCGGCGATGTTATTGAAATAGCCGGCAAGGGCGGTCTGGTGGAAAATGTCAGCCTGCGGATGACGACTCTGAGAGACCTGGCGGGCAATGTGCATTATATTCGCAATGGCCAGATTGATATAGTGACCAATATGACCAAAGAATTTTCATATTATGTTTTTGATATTGGAGTGGCCTACCGGGAAAATGTCGATGAGGTAATGGAAATAATCAGGGAAATCGACGAAGATATACGCCTCGATCCTCAATTCAAAGATGACATTCTGGAGCCGATGGAAATCATGGGACTGGACAAATTCGCCGATTCGGCCGTTATAATCAAAGCCCGGATCAAAACCAAACCGATCAAACAATGGCGAGTAGCCCGGGAATTCAATCGTCGTTTGAAAAAAACCTTCGATGAGCACCATATCGAAATCCCCTTCCCTCACCTGACTATATATGCAGGCGAGAATAAGGAAGGACAGGCGGCTTCATTTAAATTATCTCTGAATGGCAAAAATGCCGCCATTGGCGGATAA
- a CDS encoding mechanosensitive ion channel codes for MDILESLLEGFKALIPAGIAIAGFALLLFGFRYLMEKRSSRSEGHIVRRQMITILLSFVGLLVIILVSPMSENKQGQLLGLIGILLSAAIALSSTTFVGNAMAGLMLRAVHSFKIGDFIKIGDYFGRVSERGLFHIEIQTEDRDLITLPNLYLVTNPVRVVRSSGTIVWSEVSLGYDIPRKKIEKLLLEAARAAGLKEPFVYVMNLGDFSVVYRVSGMLEEVKQLLSTRSSLREMMLDSLHQGGIEIVSPTFMNTRPLTPDNVFIPIRTREDRDYDDNEQEGVLPENLVFDKAEQAESIEKLRERLDSLGHDIEQLKADISPAADDTQKEKLKEKIEFLKTRRERLAEYIKRREQEKK; via the coding sequence ATGGATATCCTGGAATCGCTACTGGAAGGATTTAAGGCGCTGATTCCAGCCGGAATCGCCATTGCCGGATTTGCGCTTTTGCTTTTCGGGTTCCGTTACCTGATGGAAAAACGGTCTTCACGATCCGAGGGTCATATTGTCCGCCGCCAAATGATTACTATTCTGCTGTCATTTGTCGGCCTGTTGGTGATAATCCTGGTCAGTCCTATGAGCGAAAACAAGCAGGGCCAATTATTGGGCCTGATCGGTATCCTTCTTTCAGCGGCCATCGCCCTGTCCTCGACCACATTCGTCGGCAATGCCATGGCCGGTCTGATGTTGCGAGCGGTACACAGTTTCAAGATTGGTGATTTTATTAAAATCGGCGATTATTTCGGACGTGTCTCCGAACGCGGCCTGTTTCATATCGAAATCCAGACCGAAGATCGCGACCTGATTACCCTCCCCAATCTTTATCTTGTTACCAACCCGGTCCGCGTTGTTCGATCATCGGGGACAATTGTCTGGTCCGAGGTTTCGCTGGGATACGATATTCCGCGTAAAAAAATCGAAAAATTACTCCTTGAGGCGGCTAGAGCCGCAGGATTGAAAGAACCCTTCGTATATGTTATGAATCTGGGAGATTTTTCGGTCGTTTACCGTGTTTCCGGGATGCTTGAAGAAGTCAAGCAACTTCTTTCAACCCGGTCGAGCCTGCGTGAGATGATGCTTGATAGTCTCCATCAGGGCGGAATCGAAATCGTTTCGCCGACCTTCATGAATACCCGGCCGCTGACTCCTGATAACGTTTTCATCCCCATAAGAACTCGCGAGGATCGTGATTATGATGATAATGAGCAGGAGGGAGTACTGCCCGAAAATTTAGTATTTGACAAGGCCGAACAGGCCGAGTCGATTGAGAAACTCAGGGAACGCCTTGACTCTCTTGGACATGATATTGAGCAATTGAAAGCGGATATTTCGCCGGCCGCCGATGATACTCAGAAAGAAAAACTGAAGGAGAAAATCGAATTCCTTAAAACCCGCCGTGAACGTCTGGCCGAATATATCAAGCGGCGCGAGCAGGAGAAGAAATAA
- a CDS encoding M24 family metallopeptidase, with protein sequence MINLERIQGFLKSEKIDAWLMADFHARNNIAVDLLDLTAHITRRSFYLIPADGQPVALVHNIEKDRFVHLPGRKLTFSSYKSLETHLAAMLSGYTRVAMEYSPKGRLPYIGLVDAGTIELVKSIGVEIVSSADIVSFFQARMTSDQIKMHKKAAVLINRIKDDIFDFISDSLRKKQHLNERMVVLRILRKFEENGMITDFPPCCAIDADICNPHYEPSESKSSPIIEGSLVLIDLWAKLKIPNSIFADITWMAYAGESVPDEYRRLFEVVTFARDKAVNFLRQKFVEGPVYGYEVDNACRSVIEEAGYGDYFFHRTGHSILENVHGPGPNIDNLETEDRRKLLAGHLFSIEPGIYLDNFGFRSEIDCLLTEDGPEVTTLPMQTEILPLMRS encoded by the coding sequence ATGATAAATCTTGAGAGGATCCAGGGCTTTCTGAAATCGGAAAAAATCGATGCCTGGTTGATGGCCGATTTCCACGCCCGTAATAATATCGCTGTCGATCTGCTCGATCTGACCGCCCATATCACCCGGCGTTCCTTTTATCTGATCCCGGCCGACGGTCAACCGGTGGCGTTGGTACACAATATCGAAAAAGACCGTTTTGTTCATCTCCCGGGCCGGAAACTAACCTTTTCTTCCTATAAAAGCCTTGAGACACATCTGGCCGCCATGCTTTCCGGTTATACCCGGGTGGCTATGGAGTATTCACCCAAAGGCCGCCTGCCGTATATCGGGCTGGTTGATGCCGGGACAATCGAACTGGTCAAATCAATCGGTGTTGAAATTGTTTCCTCGGCCGATATTGTCTCCTTCTTCCAGGCCCGGATGACATCCGACCAGATCAAGATGCATAAAAAAGCCGCCGTCCTTATCAACCGGATCAAAGATGATATCTTTGATTTCATCTCCGACTCGCTACGCAAGAAGCAGCATCTCAACGAGCGGATGGTGGTTTTGAGAATTTTGCGTAAGTTCGAAGAAAACGGCATGATTACCGATTTTCCCCCCTGTTGTGCTATCGATGCCGATATCTGTAATCCACATTATGAGCCGAGTGAATCGAAATCATCACCGATTATCGAAGGCTCGCTGGTATTGATCGATCTCTGGGCCAAACTTAAGATTCCAAACTCAATCTTTGCCGATATCACCTGGATGGCCTATGCCGGGGAAAGCGTTCCCGATGAATACCGGCGGCTTTTTGAAGTGGTAACTTTCGCCCGCGATAAAGCTGTCAATTTTCTCCGGCAGAAATTTGTCGAGGGACCGGTGTATGGCTACGAGGTCGATAATGCCTGCCGCTCGGTTATTGAAGAAGCCGGATATGGCGATTATTTCTTCCATCGCACCGGCCATTCGATTCTCGAGAATGTCCATGGTCCGGGGCCGAATATCGACAACCTGGAAACCGAGGATCGACGAAAACTCCTGGCCGGGCACCTTTTCTCGATTGAACCGGGTATCTATCTGGATAATTTCGGCTTTCGTTCCGAGATTGACTGCCTGCTGACCGAGGATGGACCCGAGGTTACAACCCTGCCGATGCAGACCGAAATCCTGCCTCTTATGCGGAGTTGA
- a CDS encoding TonB-dependent receptor has protein sequence MRPVSLLITAFMLLLFNNINAITIGGRVLDRDRNPIEGVTVQTEQTAFITQTDKSGHFEINTGDKTTASLTFSHIGYQPSMISLKKAKDLTDLEIILDYAIYPGQKIRVTAMRAITGLTPVAFADFTPDEIKRDYTVEDFPVLLESTPNMYAISYTGGAVGASDYKIRGFDYKRVGVYVNGIPLNDPEDRFTYFYDLPDFASNVADIQVQRGVGNSLYGDATFGGSINIASAGLDQTRRIGVSTGYGRYTADDELTAAMRRQTVEYSSGLIDGHWSLAGRYSKLYSGGYRDHGWYDGWSYYLSLSRLDNNMTTTVNLYGGPMQAALAFDGIDRATEMADRRTNWTWYENEKDDFNQPHYELHNTYRINDKISVKNTLYYIRGKGFYEQYKDDRDIYEYNIPPEALIDPGLTEVDLVRQKWVAKNQYGWNPRLDIDHSRGTASLGGSFYYFDAEHWGQVIWAENLNNRLDPRHRYYEYFGTKYSASIYALDYYSLTDKIRLMGNLQLRYLKYDFDQTRLGALPGYRYDIDWVFLSPRAGITYLPNDRTDIYFSFAAASREPADVTIYDAEEVGAFPSLAVDNIVETASGDTVYYFGDPLIDPERVYNFELGGNVRGDSYRIGVNLFWMEFYNEIVPGNGIDDDGRPRITNADRSVHSGIEFDGALRPHRYLELSANAAYNYNRLKDFVIENDNDWDGQVDEIVDYSGNPTAGFPEYLANLTADFDCNPVRLTYHLRSVGKQYIENGNNDSLSIGDYMVSSLSGSFSIGRFSGLGRLTITGTVNNLFNAKYEQGGYSYLYDGVMAGEYYPAAERNFYFELKWELE, from the coding sequence ATGAGACCTGTCAGCCTTCTCATAACAGCATTTATGTTATTGTTATTTAATAACATAAATGCAATTACAATCGGCGGCCGAGTTCTTGACCGCGATCGCAATCCGATTGAAGGAGTCACTGTTCAAACCGAGCAGACCGCTTTCATTACCCAAACGGATAAAAGCGGCCATTTTGAAATCAACACCGGTGACAAAACTACCGCCAGTCTCACTTTCAGCCATATCGGTTATCAACCGAGTATGATCAGCCTGAAAAAAGCCAAAGATTTGACTGATCTCGAAATCATACTCGATTATGCCATTTATCCCGGACAGAAAATCCGGGTGACAGCCATGCGGGCGATCACCGGTTTGACCCCGGTTGCCTTTGCCGATTTCACCCCGGATGAAATCAAACGGGATTACACGGTCGAAGATTTCCCGGTCCTTCTGGAAAGTACCCCGAACATGTATGCTATATCATACACCGGCGGGGCGGTCGGAGCCAGCGATTATAAAATCCGCGGGTTCGACTACAAACGAGTCGGGGTGTATGTCAACGGGATTCCGCTCAACGATCCCGAGGATCGCTTCACCTATTTTTACGATCTGCCTGATTTTGCCTCGAATGTCGCCGATATTCAGGTACAACGCGGGGTGGGTAACTCGCTTTACGGCGATGCCACTTTCGGGGGATCAATCAATATCGCGTCGGCCGGACTCGATCAGACCCGGCGGATTGGGGTCAGTACCGGCTACGGACGATATACCGCCGACGATGAACTGACCGCAGCCATGCGGCGTCAAACGGTCGAATATTCTTCGGGACTGATCGACGGTCACTGGTCGCTGGCGGGACGGTACTCCAAACTCTACAGCGGCGGTTACCGTGATCATGGCTGGTATGACGGCTGGTCGTACTACCTGTCGCTGTCCCGTCTCGATAACAATATGACTACCACCGTTAACCTGTATGGTGGACCGATGCAGGCGGCTCTGGCTTTCGATGGTATCGACCGGGCTACCGAAATGGCCGACCGCCGCACCAACTGGACCTGGTACGAAAACGAAAAGGATGATTTTAATCAACCTCATTACGAACTTCATAACACCTACAGGATCAACGATAAAATCTCGGTCAAGAACACCCTCTATTATATCCGGGGTAAAGGTTTTTATGAGCAGTACAAGGATGATCGTGATATCTATGAGTACAATATCCCGCCGGAGGCTTTAATCGACCCAGGTCTTACCGAAGTCGACCTGGTGCGCCAGAAATGGGTGGCCAAAAACCAGTACGGCTGGAACCCGAGGCTGGATATCGACCATTCCCGCGGTACCGCCTCGCTGGGCGGATCGTTTTATTATTTCGATGCGGAACACTGGGGCCAGGTTATCTGGGCGGAAAATTTGAACAACCGGCTCGATCCGCGTCATCGCTACTATGAATATTTCGGGACCAAATACTCGGCCTCGATCTATGCCCTCGATTATTATTCCCTGACCGATAAAATCCGCCTCATGGGTAACCTTCAACTGCGCTATCTGAAATACGATTTCGACCAAACCCGGCTGGGTGCTCTACCGGGTTACCGGTATGATATCGACTGGGTATTTCTTTCGCCACGCGCCGGAATCACCTACCTGCCGAATGACCGGACCGATATCTATTTCAGTTTCGCGGCCGCCTCCCGTGAGCCGGCCGATGTTACCATCTACGATGCCGAGGAAGTCGGTGCCTTTCCGTCACTGGCCGTGGATAATATCGTCGAAACCGCCTCAGGAGATACGGTGTACTACTTCGGCGATCCCCTGATCGATCCCGAACGAGTCTATAATTTCGAGCTGGGCGGTAATGTCAGGGGTGATTCCTACCGGATCGGAGTCAACCTGTTCTGGATGGAGTTCTATAACGAAATCGTTCCGGGTAACGGTATCGATGATGACGGCCGGCCGCGGATCACCAATGCCGACCGGTCAGTTCATTCCGGAATCGAATTTGATGGCGCTCTGCGTCCCCATCGGTATCTCGAGCTTTCCGCCAACGCCGCCTACAATTACAACCGGCTGAAAGACTTCGTGATAGAAAATGATAATGACTGGGACGGGCAGGTCGATGAAATCGTTGATTACTCCGGTAATCCCACCGCCGGTTTTCCAGAATATCTGGCCAACCTGACAGCCGATTTTGACTGTAATCCGGTTCGTCTCACCTATCACCTGCGATCAGTCGGCAAACAATATATCGAAAACGGCAATAACGACAGCCTGTCGATCGGGGATTACATGGTTTCATCGCTATCCGGTTCGTTCTCAATCGGGAGATTTTCCGGCCTGGGAAGGTTGACCATTACCGGGACCGTCAATAACCTCTTTAACGCCAAATACGAGCAAGGGGGATATTCATATCTGTACGATGGCGTCATGGCCGGAGAATATTACCCCGCCGCCGAACGGAATTTTTACTTCGAGCTGAAATGGGAGTTGGAATAG
- a CDS encoding NUDIX hydrolase: MIIVAGFTKLPLTSGHKPDSNPVAEIFYMYFTPRMVQIVADQYGYPPVIKMDAPVDEQEYNFIRSTQTFGRCHDITVYAFKNNKIVVNAKHHYPDGLYRAPSGGLKPGEDFHEGVHREMYEETGTKIELVKYILQVNVYFSCGRKLLPWRTHVFTARYISGRIRPIDIREIREVKLADLSEFEQYKKIISGMESGGLSYRARLHDEVLRFL, from the coding sequence TTGATAATAGTTGCCGGTTTTACTAAACTGCCTTTGACCTCCGGTCATAAACCGGATTCGAACCCGGTCGCCGAGATTTTTTATATGTATTTTACACCGCGCATGGTCCAGATTGTGGCCGATCAATATGGCTATCCGCCGGTGATTAAGATGGATGCTCCGGTGGACGAACAGGAATACAATTTTATCCGATCCACCCAGACCTTTGGCCGCTGTCACGATATCACCGTTTATGCCTTCAAGAATAATAAGATTGTTGTCAATGCCAAGCATCATTATCCGGACGGTCTCTACCGGGCGCCATCGGGTGGATTGAAGCCGGGCGAAGATTTTCACGAGGGTGTACATCGCGAGATGTACGAGGAAACCGGGACAAAAATTGAACTGGTCAAATATATCCTGCAGGTCAATGTATATTTCTCATGCGGGCGGAAACTCCTTCCCTGGCGGACCCATGTTTTCACAGCCAGATATATATCGGGCCGGATTCGGCCGATCGACATCCGGGAAATCCGAGAAGTGAAACTGGCCGATCTCTCGGAATTCGAGCAATACAAAAAGATTATCTCCGGCATGGAATCAGGTGGGCTGTCCTACCGGGCCCGGTTGCATGATGAAGTGCTGAGATTTTTATAG
- a CDS encoding sodium:solute symporter family protein, whose translation MTVIDYIIILAYLGALVFLGIVRRSDKNETAADFILGGRMLTLPAFIATLVSTWYGGILGIGEYSYNYGLSTWLVFGVPYYLAAILFALFIAKKARRSDILTIPDRLDNVYGRPTAVAGSIILFLMTLPGAYILMLAVLLKVLWGWPLWQGAIAGTIFSLFYVHLGGFRSVVRTDLLQFLLMFLGFFILLAVLVGRYGGLGFVQNSVPTENLTWHGGNSPMYIAVWYVIALATLIEPSFYQRCYAARSEAVAKKGILISVIFWIVFDFMTTSCGLYARALLPDLADPAASYPALAVKVLPAGLLGIFALALLATIMSTVDSYSFLAASTFSRDIVWRIFRVPDEKMKYYTRIGLALSAVLAVTAALFFRSIVDIWHHFGSVGTPALLVPLFFAFNGRRRMPPKTAFISVIVSGGLSLAWLISGFWGAEGEYWLGIQPIFPGLAVSILFYLLGSKRVENVT comes from the coding sequence TTGACCGTTATAGATTACATAATTATCCTGGCCTATCTGGGCGCCCTGGTGTTTCTGGGGATTGTCCGCCGGTCGGATAAAAACGAGACTGCGGCCGATTTTATTCTGGGCGGACGCATGTTGACTCTGCCGGCTTTTATCGCCACCCTGGTTTCAACCTGGTATGGCGGTATTCTCGGGATCGGGGAGTACAGCTACAATTATGGTCTTTCCACCTGGCTGGTGTTCGGAGTGCCGTACTATCTGGCCGCCATCCTGTTTGCCCTTTTTATAGCCAAAAAGGCACGCCGTTCCGATATCCTGACTATTCCCGACCGGCTCGATAATGTCTATGGCCGGCCGACAGCCGTGGCCGGGTCGATCATCCTCTTTCTGATGACCCTCCCGGGAGCCTATATTCTGATGCTGGCGGTACTGCTTAAAGTGCTGTGGGGTTGGCCGCTCTGGCAGGGGGCGATTGCCGGAACCATTTTTTCTCTATTTTATGTTCATCTCGGGGGATTCCGATCGGTGGTCCGGACCGACCTGCTTCAGTTTTTACTTATGTTTCTCGGTTTTTTCATATTACTGGCGGTTCTAGTCGGGCGTTACGGCGGCCTGGGATTTGTACAAAATTCCGTCCCGACTGAAAACCTCACCTGGCACGGCGGTAACAGCCCCATGTATATCGCCGTATGGTATGTCATTGCCCTGGCCACCCTGATCGAACCGTCGTTTTATCAACGATGTTACGCCGCCAGATCCGAAGCCGTCGCCAAAAAAGGGATTTTAATATCAGTAATTTTCTGGATTGTCTTCGATTTTATGACTACCTCCTGCGGCCTCTATGCCCGCGCCCTGCTTCCCGATCTGGCCGATCCGGCCGCCTCCTATCCGGCCCTGGCCGTCAAAGTTCTTCCGGCCGGTCTTCTGGGTATTTTCGCTCTGGCCCTGCTGGCAACAATTATGTCGACAGTCGACTCCTATTCTTTCCTGGCCGCCTCGACTTTCAGCCGTGATATTGTCTGGCGGATTTTCCGGGTTCCCGATGAAAAAATGAAATACTATACACGAATCGGGCTGGCTCTTTCAGCCGTTCTGGCGGTCACGGCCGCCCTCTTTTTCCGATCAATTGTCGATATCTGGCATCATTTTGGGTCGGTCGGGACTCCGGCTCTTCTGGTTCCGCTCTTTTTTGCTTTCAACGGACGCCGCCGGATGCCGCCCAAAACGGCCTTCATTTCGGTGATTGTCTCGGGCGGATTGTCACTGGCCTGGCTTATTTCGGGATTTTGGGGAGCCGAGGGCGAATACTGGCTGGGGATTCAGCCGATCTTTCCCGGCCTGGCCGTTTCCATTCTCTTTTATCTTTTAGGAAGCAAAAGGGTTGAAAATGTTACCTGA